TTGCCTTCCAGGGTTATATAGTTGACTGCGTTCCCACGGGGAAGCCGGAAATCGACTTTCTCCCCGTGGAAATCGGAGTCTCCGAGAATATTGGTAAATGTGGTGTAATCGAGCGGCCATGCCATTTCGTACTTGCCGTCCATGACATACGGGGCGTGGACACACCCATCCCCCGCAAATTCCGGGTATATCTCTCTGAAAGTTACCGTTCCGCTGTCACGGAGGGGTTTTACTGCAGGAAGTCGTGAGGTGTTCTTTCCGATGAAAGCCCGGGCGGCTATACGGCCTGCGGACCCGCTATTGAGTGCCTTCGGGGCGCCCGCATCAGATGGCGGACGATTATCATTCATCAGCCTTTTGATCTCGCCTGCCGCCAGAGGCCGGTCAAAAATCCAGAACTCATCGTAGGTGAAGCCGCACATGGGCATGTGAAAAAGACCGGGCATCTGGGTGGTCCACCAGGCATCGGCGCCCCAGCTGGAGGCGATTTCTTCGCTGTTCAGGAACAGGCGAAGCCCCTGTGCGCGGTCCCATGAAAGAGCCACATGGTTGAACCGGGAATCATCCCAGACCGGCTTCGAGGCAATGCGATGATACACATAACGCGCATCCCGCACATACGCCGAGAGGGAACGATCATTGTTAAGCTCGATGGCAAGAAGATATTTCTCATGCCTTCCGAAAGAGGAGGAAGCCTGAAAAAAAAGATACCCCGGTTCTGTTCTGGCGCCTTTGGCCCAGAAGGCAACACTTCCGCCGTCGGTGGTAAGCCGTCCCGTTCCCCAGATGTATGGTTCGAGGCGGCCTGATTTGGGGAATTTCTGCCAGTATTCGAAGCGGTGAAGCACGAGAACTTCCAGCAGGGTGTCCAAATCCCAGGTGGACATGGCGGTTTGTTCCACTTCCTTGCTGCTGAACTCGTTGGCATTCAGGAATGCTTTCCCGAATTTCCCGGTAACAAGGCTCAATTTCCGTTGTTCGATTGAAGGCGCCGGATATTTACCTGAAAAATCATCGCTCTTGATGAATTCCAGGGTCTCAAATGACAGATGATAGGTAGCCGGCGGCCGGATTGTCTCCGCCCCGTGAGAAGCCGCCGTTGTGTACAAACCTGCCGAAAGCGCCAGAATCAGTTCTGCAGTTCGCTTGAGGACCGCCATACATTCTCTCCTTCCAGACTTGGAACTTGCTTCAGCATCAAAAAATATCTCGTGGATATCGACAATTCATGCATGGAATCAGCAAAAGTGTTGCCGTTCGTATGATTATTGCTTATAATATAGAACTTAAAAACTCTATCCCGAAAGGAGTTTATTCCACATTCATGGAAATTTCTGTTTATAATCTCATAGTAAACGCGACAATTTTTACAAAATTTGTGCTCCTAATTCTCTTGGTTTTTTCAATCCTGTCCTGGGCAATCATGATCCACAAATACTTTTTTGTAAAGAAGTATAAAACAGAAATTTCTCAATTTCTGCTCACCATTTCCGAACAGACCGATATGACCTATATAGAAGGAAGTTGTGTACATAATAGCACAGGTAAAGCGAAAGCGCTTCCACTGCTCATCCTTAAAATGATCCGCTCCGCTGTTCAGGGCAAGCCTGTCCTTTCTCCTGAAAGCACCTTAAACGGCGCAATTATGAACGAGACCAACGACTTGCAGCAGGGGATGGGGCTTTTAGCTACTGCGGCGAGCGTCAGCCCCCTTCTCGGTCTTCTGGGTACTGTATGGGGCGTCATGTACTCTTTCATAAGCATCGGAGAGAAGGGCACCGCCACCATTGCCACTGTAGCTCCGGGCATTGCGGAAGCGCTCATGGCTACTATCGGCGGATTACTGGTGGCCATACCGGCCATGGCCGGACATCACCTGCTCTCCGGATATATCAACCAGTCGCTTGACCGTCTCGACCGCATAAATGAATTTGCATTGTCCCTGTTTACCAAGGAATTGCATATATGATAGTTCGGCGCTCGGTCAAACCGGAAATTAATTTTATCAAT
This is a stretch of genomic DNA from Candidatus Latescibacter sp.. It encodes these proteins:
- a CDS encoding MotA/TolQ/ExbB proton channel family protein; amino-acid sequence: MEISVYNLIVNATIFTKFVLLILLVFSILSWAIMIHKYFFVKKYKTEISQFLLTISEQTDMTYIEGSCVHNSTGKAKALPLLILKMIRSAVQGKPVLSPESTLNGAIMNETNDLQQGMGLLATAASVSPLLGLLGTVWGVMYSFISIGEKGTATIATVAPGIAEALMATIGGLLVAIPAMAGHHLLSGYINQSLDRLDRINEFALSLFTKELHI